In Vicia villosa cultivar HV-30 ecotype Madison, WI unplaced genomic scaffold, Vvil1.0 ctg.003584F_1_1, whole genome shotgun sequence, a single genomic region encodes these proteins:
- the LOC131641219 gene encoding NAC domain-containing protein 40-like, giving the protein MAAFLPPGVVFIPNDEILIGYYLANKNNEDLHIFNGAHMIKEMNLYESDPFELSPASSYSIYNGRHWHWYCFTAKINEERRYCKTGFWKKKGNVCNITNADNVVLGTKTLFVFYLGKSPNDSEKTNWTMYEYALVDNPQDGFVLCRIFDCPIEMDVDNEFGPLSDVDETDCDESDNELEKFSV; this is encoded by the exons ATGGCTGCTTTTCTTCCACCTGGTGTTGTTTTCATTCCTAATGATGAGATTCTTATTGGCTATTACCTTGCCAACAAAAATAATGAAGACCTCCATATTTTCAATGGCGCTCACATGATTAAAGAGATGAACCTATATGAGTCTGATCCCTTCGAATTGTCTCCCGCGTCATCCTATTCAATCTACAATGGTAGGCACTGGCACTGGTATTGTTTTACTGCAAAAATTAACGAGGAAAGAAGATATTGCAAGACCGGATTTTGGAAGAAGAAAGGAAATGTTTGTAATATTACTAATGCAGATAACGTAGTTTTAGGAACTAAAACTCTCTTTGTTTTCTATCTTGGAAAATCCCCGAATGATTCAGAAAAAACTAATTGgactatgtatgaatatgctttGGTAGACAATCCGCAG GATGGTTTTGTTCTTTGTAGAATATTTGATTGCCCAATAGAGATGGACGTGGATAATGAATTTGGGCCTTTATCTGATGTTGATGAAACTGATTGTGATGAAAGTGATAATGAGCTTGAGAAATTCTCCGTATGA